A region from the Brassica napus cultivar Da-Ae chromosome C8, Da-Ae, whole genome shotgun sequence genome encodes:
- the LOC106412727 gene encoding uncharacterized abhydrolase domain-containing protein DDB_G0269086-like — protein sequence MLMLCQSGPKRSVEAEPRPSNSDTNAADTTLVDVVGEDSGTPENLSEERRKTSSREGGSGDEPVANERSAPDSSARKSSRPEGSDRVEFSYGETTPLILNPLRCAELTRQIRGGTKEMPQLEDLYFRNEYIDAASSRARSDGSMNFLVEKYDSALKQTMIKLGSSEKLAQARLKAIERVRAEHKKANEKAEKETEILRVKFEELEGKLKSDRAAKKELARENTRLEQAAATLEKEKAELLEERDAAVEKLIRERQRLKDSRGLEVTRERERVEIAMVEKANRCFGLVRDHFTRLDAFGKAKNLYGQASETKKCLEMIKASGTEIPQEMIDVFAEQEKIHETEATKLCVGPLSDSDPTLSPLVLPSRFVEDRFRASFDPYGSNVNLIWPETASQLITSLEIIEEPSEEPLVDVTSVPAEHVEVPEGGGFEERPENENLEEVPEKDNLEIGDTPVREEETENVGIEDPVLVSDFSSEGREDEEEEDDRAEETSPPQPVEEETTNEVGDRAVPNPRLLLWTPLSMFLLEWKTRLLPLLKTQSVLLLLERRRRMIKILCLDALLMLFFFVLFVFVVLIDLAIVRLDILSFCR from the exons ATGCTAATGCTCTGCCAATCAGGGCCTAAGAGGTCTGTTGAGGCAGAACCCCGTCCTTCTAACTCCGATACGAATGCTGCTGATACGACCTTAGTCGACGTTGTTGGGGAGGACAGCGGCACTCCTGAAAACCTGTCGGAGGAGAGGAGGAAAACCAGCTCGCGAGAAGGGGGTTCTGGTGATGAGCCCGTTGCGAACGAGAGGTCTGCTCCCGACTCTTCTGCGAGAAAAAGTTCTCGACCTGAAGGTTCTGATCGCGTCGAGTTTTCTTATGGTGAGACAACTCCCCTAATCCTTAATCCCCTTAGATGCGCGGAACTGACGCGCCAAATTCGTGGTGggacgaaggagatgccgcaactGGAAGATCTCTACTTCAGGAATGAATACATTGACGCTGCTTCTTCGAGAGCGCGG AGTGACGGGAGCATGAACTTCCTTGTCGAGAAGTACGACAGTGCTCTGAAGCAGACGATGATCAAGTTGGGATCTTCAGAGAAGCTTGCTCAGGCGAGGTTGAAGGCCATCGAGAGAGTAAGGGCGGAGCATAAGAAGGCTAACGAGAAGGCTGAGAAGGAGACGGAAATCCTTCGAGTGAAGTTCGAAGAGCTGGAGGGTAAGCTCAAATCCGACAGAGCGGCGAAGAAAGAGCTTGCCCGAGAGAACACTCGTTTGGAGCAAGCGGCTGCGACCCTTGAGAAGGAGAAGGCTGAGCTACTCGAAGAAAGGGACGCTGCAGTGGAGAAATTGATCAGAGAGAGGCAACGCTTGAAGGACTCCCGGGGGTTGGAGGTTACTCGTGAGAGGGAAAGGGTTGAAATTGCTATGGTCGAGAAGGCAAATCGCTGTTTTGGTCTCGTACGCGACCATTTTACTCGCTTGGATGCCTTTGGGAAAGCGAAGAACCTGTACGGTCAAGCTTCGGAGACGAAGAAGTGCCTTGAGATGATAAAGGCCAGTGGGACGGAGATCCCACAAGAAATGATCGACGTCTTTGCTGAGCAGGAGAAAATCCATGAGACGGAGGCTACGAAACTTTGTGTAGGTCCGCTATCTGATAGCGACCCCACTCTTTCTCCGCTGGTTCTTCCTTCTCGCTTCGTCGAGGACAGGTTTAGAGCATCGTTTGATCCTTATGGATCGAACGTAAATTTGATCTGGCCAGAGACGGCTTCTCAGCTCATTACCTCGCTCGAAATTATTGAGGAGCCATCAGAAGAGCCATTGGTTGACGTCACGTCGGTCCCCGCTGAGCACGTTGAGGTCCCAGAGGGAGGTGGTTTTGAGGAACGTCCAGAGAATGAGAACCTGGAGGAGGTGCCTGAAAAGGACAACCTCGAGATAGGCGACACTCCGGTTCGAGAGGAAGAGACCGAGAACGTGGGCATCGAGGATCCTGTCCTTGTCTCAGATTTTTCCTCCGAAGGACGAGAAGAcgaagaggaggaagatgatAGAGCCGAGGAGACGTCGCCGCCGCAGCCTGTCGAGGAAGAGACGACCAACGAAGTTGGGGATAGAGCCGTTCCAAACCCCCGCCTCCTACTGTGGACTCCCTTGTCCATGTTCCTACTCGAGTGGAAGACCCGGCTGCTGCCGCTACTGAAGACCCAGTCGGTCCTCTTACTCTTGGAACGCCGGAGGAGGATGATCAAGATTCTGTGCCTTGACGCTTTGCTTatgttgtttttctttgtgCTTTTTGTGTTTGTGGTCTTGATAGACCTTGCTATTGTACGACTAGACATTCTTTCATTTTGTCGGTAA
- the LOC106416015 gene encoding uncharacterized CRM domain-containing protein At3g25440, chloroplastic has product MMFTLGCAKGIANQLFRNPRWRSGLFVHHLQFPNYSVYTKQRPFVEVPHGSASSNQNVFEYCRRHMSNSTVELRTEDNVVRFSFNNNVRDTKSVPMRTERKWKRAKSSRKAKVNELRFYRLKAKKKMNSPNPEVRIRYKLEKAKRKEEWLIEKLRKYDVPKTPAEAYDPETLTEEEQHYLKRTGEKRKNFVLVGRRGVFGGVVLNMHLHWKKHETVKVICKPCNKPGQIHEYAEELARLSKGIVIDVKPNNAIVLYRGKNYVRPEVMSPVDTLSKDKALEKYRYEQSLEHTSEFIEKLEKELEEYHKYVARYKKKDEVDSKGKAV; this is encoded by the exons ATGATGTTTACTTTAGGTTGTGCCAAAGGAATCGCTAACCAACTTTTCAGAAATCCCAGATG GAGGTCTGGACTCTTTGTGCATCACCTCCAGTTCCCTAATTACTCCGTCTATACAAAGCAGAGACCTTTTGTAGAAGTTCCACATGGATCAGCTTCTTCAAATCAAAATGTATTCGAGTACTGCAGACGTCACATGAGTAACTCGACGGTAGAGCTAAGAACTGAAGATAATGTGGTGAGGTTTTCTTTCAACAACAACGTCCGTGACACCAAAAGTGTGCCTATGAGGACAGAGAGGAAATGGAAACGAGCTAAATCGTCAAGAAAGGCTAAAGTGAATGAGTTAAGGTTTTACCGTCTAAAGGCCAAAAAGAAGATGAATTCTCCAAATCCTGAAGTTAGGATTCGATATAAGCTCGAAAAG GcgaagagaaaagaagaatggTTGATTGAGAAACTGAGGAAATACGATGTCCCGAAAACGCCAGCAGAAGCCTATGATCCAGAGACTTTGACAGAGGAAGAGCAGCATTACCTAAAACGTACAGGtgaaaagagaaagaactttGTACTTGTGGGAAGACGAGGAGTGTTTGGAGGTGTGGTCCTGAACATGCACCTCCATTGGAAAAAGCACGAGACTGTTAAAGTTATCTGCAAGCCGTGCAACAAACCGGGGCAGATCCATGAGTATGCAGAGGAGCTTGCTAGGCTAAGCAAGGGAATCGTGATCGATGTTAAACCTAACAACGCCATAGTACTGTACCGCGGGAAAAACTATGTCAGACCAGAAGTGATGTCTCCTGTTGATACACTCTCTAAAGATAAG GCTTTGGAGAAATATCGGTATGAGCAATCGCTTGAACATACGAGTGAGTTCATAGAGAAGCTCGAGAAAGAGCTTGAGGAGTATCACAAGTATGTTGCTCGGTACAAGAAGAAGGATGAGGTAGATTCAAAGGGCAAAGCAGTGTAA
- the LOC106416016 gene encoding ethylene-responsive transcription factor-like protein At4g13040 produces MKLVMSEMSNKELANYFTFLFYLPFTDQPLKRRKRHRRKQVKNQEPCLMRGVYYKNMKWQAAIKVEKRQIHLGTFSSQEEAARLYDRAAFMCGREPNFELSEEEKRDLKQQSWEGFLACTRRKITNKKPKRRMEPEEL; encoded by the exons atgaaacttgtaatgTCTGAGATGAGTAATAAAGAATTGGCCAATTATttcacctttttattttatctccCATTTACAGACCAGCCGCTGAAACGAAGGAAGCGGCATAGAAGAAAGCAAGTAAAGAACCAAGAACCATGTTTGATGAGAGGAGTCTATTACAAGAACATGAAATGGCAAGCAGCCATTAAAGTTGAGAAGCGACAGATCCACTTGGGAACTTTCTCTTCTCAAGAAGAGGCTGCTCGTTTATACGATAG GGCTGCTTTCATGTGTGGAAGGGAACCAAACTTTGAGCTCTCGGAAGAGGAAAAACGAGACCTCAAACAACAAAGCTGGGAAGGGTTTTTGGCTTGCACACGCCGAAAAATTACCAACAAAA AACCTAAGAGAAGGATGGAGCCAGAGGAACTCTAA
- the LOC125591849 gene encoding uncharacterized protein LOC125591849: protein MMHPDDREKTAFITDRGTYCYKVMPFSLKNAGESYQRLVNKMFADKQGVTMEVYIDDMLVKPLHAADHLSHLQVYFETLNKYGMKLNPAKCMFGVSSGEFLGYIVTQRGTEANPKQISAVLNLPSPKTVEKSTAYGRFIWDEKCEEAFTQLKHYLTIPPVLAKPDVGDVLSLYVAVSQAAVSSVLIKEDRGEQKPIFYTSRRMTGPETRYPTLEKMALAVVEAARKLHPYFQSHSVEVFADFLVELAPELEQDITLPNPNWTLHVNGSSTNKGAGAGVQLQSPTGELIRQSFSFGFPASNNEAEYESLISGLRLTKAVKAKRLSAYCDSQLVASQFSGDYDTRNDRMDAYLKIVQGLAAEFELFELVNVPRGENVYADALAALGSKLQDQVKRTIPISRTEKPSIDISTDQTVIIAPVTETNTPDTDGFGPDWRTKFIDYLSKGELPTEKWAARRLKTRSAHYVVLDDELHRWTASKVLLKCIHGDETVRVMAETYEDAGGNRSGGRALAIKARSLGFFWPTMNADCESYARSCDKCQWHTPSIHCPTEMLRTTTVPYPFMRWAMDIIGPLPCSRQRRFILVLTDYFTKWIEAEAYAQVTHTKKSVVSSGKTLSAATVYLMKSLLIMDHSSCQATSRSSAANRTFD, encoded by the exons ATGATGCAccccgacgatcgcgagaagacggcCTTTATCACAGACCGAGGAACCTACTGCTATAAGGTCATGCCATTCAGCTTGAAGAACGCAGGAGAAAGCTACCAACGGCTTGTGAACAAAATGTTTGCAGATAAGCAGGGCGTCACCATGGAAGTATACATCGATGACATGCTTGTCAAGCCGCTACACGCCGCTGATCACCTCAGTCATTTGCAAGTTTActttgaaactctcaacaaaTACGGCATGAAACTAAACCCAGCAAAGTGCATGTTCGGGGTTTCCTCAGGCGAGTTCCTTGGTTACATAGTCACACAACGGGGAACCGAAGCCAACCCGAAGCAGATCTCTGCGGTCCTGAACCTCCCAAGCCCAAAAACAGTAGAGAAGTCAACGGCTTACGG GAGGTTTATCTGGGATGAGAAATGCGAGGAGGCATTTACTCAACTCAAGCATTATTTGACAATACCACCCGTACTCGCCAAGCCAGATGTCGGCGACGTTCTATCTCTTTACGTCGCAGTGTCGCAAGCAGCAGTTAGCAGCGTTCTGATAAAAGAGGACCGTGGTGAGCAAAAGCCAATCTTCTACACAAGCAGGCGCATGACCGGACCAGAAACGCGATACCCAACTCTGGAGAAGATGGCGCTGGCAGTCGTCGAAGCGGCGAGAAAGCTTCACCCATACTTTCAGTCACATTCAGTGGAA GTTTTTGCGGATTTCTTAGTCGAATTGGCCCCGGAATTGGAGCAAGACATCACACTCCCAAACCCAAACTGGACACTGCATGTCAACGGATCTTCGACTAACAAGGGCGCAGGTGCCGGAGTCCAACTACAGTCCCCGACCGGAGAACTGATCAGACAGTCTTTTAGCTTCGGCTTTCCAGCTTCAAACAACGAAGCAGAATACGAATCTTTGATCTCTGGACTCCGCTTAACAAAAGCTGTCAAGGCTAAACGCCTAAGCGCCTACTGCGACTCGCAGTTAGTCGCCAGTCAGTTTAGCGGCGACTACGACACCCGCAACGATCggatggacgcctacctcaaGATAGTACAAGGCTTAGCCGCAGAGTTCGAATTATTCGAACTCGTCAATGTTCCTAGAGGAGAAAACGTCTATGCCGACGCCCTCGCAGCACTTGGAAGCAAGCTTCAGGATCAAGTTAAACGAACCATCCCAATATCCCGCACTGAGAAGCCGAGCATCGATATCTCGACTGACCAAACCGTCATCATAGCCCCAGTCACCGAAACCAACACGCCCGATACTGATGGATTCGGCCCTGACTGGAGAACTAAGTTCATTGACTATCTCTCAAAGGGAGAACTTCCAaccgagaaatgggcagcccgccGACTAAAAACACGCAGTGCCCATTATGTCGTCCTAGACGACGAACTCCATCGATGGACTGCGAGTAAAGTACTCCTCAAATGTATCCATGGTGATGAGACAGTAAGGGTTATGGCCGAAACGTATGAAGACGCTGGAGGAAACCGTTCGGGCGGACGAGCATTAGCGATCAAAGCGAGAAGCCTAGGCTTCTTCTGGCCGACGATGAACGCAGATTGCGAGTCCTACGCTAGAAGCTGCGACAAATGCCAATGGCACACACCAAGCATCCATTGTCCAACTGAAATGTTACGAACGACGACCGTGCCGTACCCGTTTATGCGATGGGCAATGGATATCATAGGACCCCTTCCCTGCTCCCGCCAGCGACGTTTCATTCTCGTCCTCACTGATTACTTCACCAAATGGATCGAAGCTGAAGCCTATGCTCAAGTCACACACACAAAGAAGTCCGTGGTTTCGTCTGGAAAAACATTATCTGCCGCCACGGTCTACCTTATGAAATCGTTACTGATAATGGATCACAGTTCATGTCAGgcaacttcaaggagttctgcAGCAAATAGAACATTCGATTAA
- the LOC125574987 gene encoding ethylene-responsive transcription factor-like protein At4g13040, translated as MVSLRRRRLLGLCCGPNGYVTPLPFLTAEEMITGIPNPNGVEAYSPGPKEEKTPIEEGTRSQRQRTPSKYIMHFMSDCSAISPDDYGSISLKMEQDLCDSDQPLKRRKRHRRKQVKNQEPCLMRGVYYKNMKWQAAIKVEKRQIHLGTFSSQEEAARLYDRAAFMCGREPNFDLSEEDKRDLKQQSWEGFLACTRRKITNKKPKRRMEPEEL; from the exons ATGGTGAGCCTAAGAAGGCGCAGGCTACTGGGACTTTGTTGTG GACCAAATGGTTATGTGACACCGCTTCCTTTTCTAACTGCTGAGGAGATGATCACTGGGATTCCAAATCCTAATGGCGTAGAAGCTTATAGTCCCGGGCCTAAGGAGGAG aaaacgCCTATTGAAGAAGGGACACGCTCCCAGAGGCAAAGAACtccttcaaaatatattatgcaTTTCATGTCTGATTGCTCAGCTATTTCACCGGATGATTATGGTTCCATCTCTCTTAAAATGGAGCAAGACTTATGTGATTCAG ACCAGCCGCTGAAACGAAGAAAGCGGCATAGAAGAAAGCAAGTAAAGAACCAAGAACCATGTTTGATGAGAGGAGTCTATTACAAGAACATGAAATGGCAAGCAGCCATTAAAGTTGAGAAGCGACAGATCCACTTGGGAACTTTCTCTTCTCAAGAAGAGGCTGCTCGTTTATACGATAG GGCTGCTTTCATGTGTGGAAGGGAACCAAACTTTGACCTCTCGGAAGAGGATAAACGAGACCTCAAACAACAAAGCTGGGAAGGGTTTTTGGCTTGCACACGCCGAAAAATTACCAACAAAA AACCTAAGAGAAGGATGGAGCCAGAGGAACTCTAA